Below is a window of Arthrobacter sp. SLBN-112 DNA.
AGGGCGCCGGAGTCCACCAGGCCGTCCAGGATGCCTTTCGCCGCATCGGCGTTGGCTTGGTTTTGCCGGACCCATTGCCCGAATTCCTCCGATTTCAGGTAGGCATCGCGTTCCGCAGGCGTCATGCCGCTGAGTTTGTCCGTCAGCTCCCGGGCGGCGTCGTCCGTCGACGACTTGCCGCCGCTGCCCGGACCCCCTGATCCACCGCCCGCAGGATCGCTGCTGGCACGGTCCTGCTCGTCGGCATTCTGCAGAAGAGCCTTGGATGCGCTGCGGACGCCGGCTGCCGCCGCTCTCAGCGTCCGTGCGTGGGAGCCGTTCCAGTCGCCGCGGAAACGCTCGCCGTCACTGCCTTTCCAGCTCGTGGAGGCAATAGAGCCGCCGAGTTGCTGCCCCAGCTGCTCCAGCCGGCCGGCGCCCCTGGCCAGCTCCTTTGCCATCTGGCGCAGCTGTCCGACGTCCGCGCCATAGAAGTTTCCCGCCATTATTTCCCCCAGTGGATCTTTCGCTGCCAGCCTAGCCGCAGCGGATGCCCGGGTGCGATGGGGAGAACTGCCCTGTGGTGCCGGGCTACCCCTGCCCGTCCTGCAGCAGCCCGGTGGTCCGGTACGGAATGACCTCGCGCAGGAACATGCTCGTGGAGGTGCGGACGATGCCGGGGCAGAGGCGGATTTCCTCGGACACCCGGTAGAGGTCGTCCGGGCTTTTGGCCACCACGCGGATGAGCAGGTCCGTGTCCCCCGCGGGTGCATGGCATTCCAGGACTTCGGGGATTTCGCGCAGCGCGGCGATGGCCTCGTTCAGATGGCTTTGGTCGAGTTCTGCGCTGACGGCGGCGGCCACCCCGCGGCCGAGCGCCGAGGGCAGTACCCGGCTGCTGTTGGGGCGGAGGGCGCCCGAGGCGGCCATCCGCTCCAGGCGTGACTGGACAGTGCCGCGGGCAAGGCCCAGCTTCTGCGCAAGCACCATGATGGGCACCCGGGGATCGTCATCCAGCGCGGCCAGGATGCGCCGGTCGGTTGAATCGAGTTCCTGCAATCTGACCACTTCCTGCTTTGTTATGAGGCGTCAATTAGTCAGTTTGACCACTTCTCATCACTCCGGTTGCGCCTACTGTAGGTCATCTGCTGAAATCATGGCAATAAGGGATGCGGGCTACCGTCGGCATCCCGCAGGCTACAGGAACCCCGGCACACCACCCGGTCCCTGGACCAGGCTTCCCGCAAAGACGCCGCCGCAGATTGACTCTTGTTCACACCAATGTCATTCCGCATCACACGGCAAGAGCCCCTGAGCTACCGACGTCGGCATTCCCCGAAGTCATCGGTAGCTGAGGGGCTCTTGTGCTGTCCGGCCTAAGGTGGATCCATGACCTCCGCCGGACGTTTCGCCCCCAGCCCCTCCGGTGAACTGCACGTGGGAAACCTGCGGACTGCCATCCTCGCCTGGCTCTTTGCCCGATCCACCGGACGGGAGTTCCTGCTGAGGGTGGAGGACCTGGACCGCGCCCGCGCCGGGTCAGAGGCGGGACAGCTGCGGGATCTCCAGGCCGTTGGAGTGACCTGGGATGGCGACGTGGTGCGGCAGACGGCGCGCGGGCCCCTCTACGCCCGGGCGATTGCCATGCTGGAGCAGGAAGGGCTTACCTACGAGTGCTTCTGCACCCGCCGGGAAATCCAGGAGGCCGCCTCCGCACCGCACGCGCCCCAAGGTGCGTACCCGGGGACCTGTCGAAACCTGGAACGGGCGGAGCTGGAGTTCAAGCGCTCCACCCGGCCCGCGGCCCTCCGGCTGCGGGCGGACGCCGCTGAGTTCACGGTCCATGACGTTCTGCACGGCGAATTCACCGGGGTGGTGGATGACTTGGTGCTGCGCCGCAATGACGGTGTGACCGCCTACAACCTCGCGGTGGTGGTGGACGATGCCGCGCAAGGCATAGACCAAGTGGTCCGGGGTGACGACCTTCTCCCGTCCACGCCGCGGCAGGCATACCTGGCATCCCTGCTGAATATTCCCGTGCCGGAATATGCCCACGTGCCCCTGGTGGTAAACCGCGACGGCGCGCGGCTGGCGAAGCGCGACGGCGCAGTGACCTTGGCGGATTTGGCATCGGCGGGGGTGGACGCAGCCCGGGTGCGGGACACCATCCTCGATTCGCTGGGGCTCCCGGCCGGACCGCTGGCGAATGCCCTGGCATCCTTTGACCCCCGCTCGCTCCCCATGGAGCCATGGATGTGGCCGGGCATGCCCGGGACAGGCGCGTAGGCTGGACCCATGCCAGAAACAGGAAGCGCGGACGCGAACCTCCGTGGGCCACGATTCACGGTGGAGACGGCCAAGGTCCTCGCCGAAGTTGCCCACAACCGCCAAAAGGACAAACTCAAGCGGCCGTACCGCGAGCATGTCCTGGCCGTGGGTGACGCCCTGGCAGATTTCGACGACGACGTCCGGATCGCCGGCTACCTGCACGACATCGCGGAGGACACCCCGATCACCCGGCAGGCGCTGCTGGACATGGGCGTCTCCGAGCGCGCCGTGCGGATCATCGAGCGCGTCACCAAACGGCTGCACGACAACCCGGACGACTACCAGGCCGGCATCCTTTTCATTGCCGAGGACCATGACGCCACGCTGGTCAAGATCGCCGACAACGCCCACAATTCGCTGCCCGAACGGGTGAAAGCCCTGGCGGAAAAGTGGCCTGACAAGCCGCCGGTCACCCGCTACGAGGACGCCCGGCCGGTGCTGTACGCAGCGGTCCCCGTGGAGGAAACCCGCAAGATCCTCGCCCGTATCAACCCCTGGCTGCTGGAGGAATTCGACGCCATGCTGGACGAGGACGACGACACCGACTACGAGAACCTCTCCTACGACGACGCTTCCGGCAACTAGACCCGGCCCAGCGAGCCGATGTCCTCAAGGAAGTCCGCCTGCACCTCCGCGCTGACCGTGGTGCGCGTTTCACTGATCGCGTCCAGGTAATCCTGGGTGGACGGGCCCTTCCGCACCGCCTCGCGCACCGAAACCTCGCCGCCGGAAGCCACGCCGCCGTCGTCGTACACTGCCTTTTCCAAGGCCCGCTGGGAGGCGCTGCGGGCAGCGTATTCGATGTCCGCCGGGGAAAAGCCCTCGGTGCGTTCCACCAGCAGCTCCACGTCCACGGCGTCCACCACGGCCGCGGGGATGAACCGCTGCCACATCGCCTCGCGCGCCTGCCGGTCCGGCAGGCCGATGGGAATCACGTAGTCGAACCTGCCGTGGCGCAGGAAGGCGGAGTCCAGCGCCCGGATGAAGTTGGTGGCGCACACCAGCAGACGGCCGGGCTGCTCGCGGAATGCCGGGATGATTTTCAACAGCTCGTTGGTCACGCCCTGCAGCGGTGACGGCGGATCACCGGCCCGCTGGGACGCGATCTCCTCCACCTCGTCGATGAACACCACGGCGTGCTCCAGCTCCGCGATTTCCAGGAAGGTCTCCCGCAGCGCACCCGCCAGGCCCTGGGGGTCGCCTGCCAGCCGGGACGGGAACACCTCCACGAACGGCCACTCGAGCCGGGACGCGATGGCCTTCGCGAAGGTGGTCTTGCCCGTGCCCGGAGGGCCGAAGAGGACGACGGCGCGCGGCGGCACCACACCGAATTCATCCGCCAGGTCCGCCTCGGCGAGCGGGAGCACCAGGCGGCGTTCCAGCAGTTCCTTTTCCTTGCGCATGCCGGCCACGTTTTCCCACAGGTCGCGGGCCAGGACGCGGCCGCCCAACTGGCCCAAGGCACCCAGTTCCTGGCGCTGGACCGGGATGGTGCGTTCGAAGTAGCGCAGGTTCTTCTTCAGCGCGAAGCCCCGGCCCAGGAAGGCCTCCACCCGGGTTTCGGACTCCGGCATCAGCGCCGAGAGCTTGTTCAGCCCGTGCGGGGCCATCCGGTTCTCGACGGCGGCCAGCAGCGAGGTGCCGATGCCCCGGCCGCGGTATTCGGGGAGGGTGGCAAGGAACACGATCCAGCCCTGGTCGTGCGCGGCGCGTCCGACGGCGGCGCCCACCACCTGGTCGCCCTGCACCGCCACCACCGCATGGTCTTTCTCGCATGACGCGAGGACCTCGGAGAGCGCGTACACGGGTTCGACGTTGCTCGCCTTCAGCGTCTCCCAGAGGTGCAGGATCCCGTCCAGGTCCGCCGAGTGGAAATCCCTGATCCGCCAGTTGGTCATGGGTTGCTCCTGTTGGTTCGTCGTTGAGCCAGTGTGGACATCTCAGGTGAGCATATGTGAAGCGCACAGCGGGAGGGGTTGCGGCGGCGTTGCATGACGCCGGCCGCCCCCACCTCTGCTCCGCTCAGATGCCGAGCCTGTCCATGGTGTGCCGCAGGGTGTCCGCGGAATGCTGCAGGGCTGCCAGTTCGTGGCTGTCCATGGGTGTGTCCAGGACCCGGTGCACCCCGCCGCGGCCCACCACGCTGGGAAGGGACAGGGCCACGTCCGAGATTCCATACTGCCCGGACAAGACGGTGGAGACGGGCAGGACCGCCTTGTCGTCGCGGAGCAGCGCCTCCACGATGCGGGCTCCGGAGAGGCCGATGGCGTAGTTCGTCGCGCCCTTGCCGGCGATGACCTTGTAGGCGGCCTGCACCACGTCCCGGGCGGTGGTGGCCAAGTACTCAGGGGTGAAGATCCGCCCGCCGCCGTCCGTCCAGTCGCGGATGGGGACGGGGCCGATCGTGGCGCCGGACCACAGCGGAAATTCGGTGTCGCCGTGCTCGCCCACCATGCTGGCATGCACGCTGGTGACGGAAACACCTGCCCGCCGGGCGAGCAGCCAGCGCAGCCGGGACGTGTCCAGCACTGTGCCGGAAGAGAAGATCCGCTCCGGAGGAAGCCCGGAGATGCGCTGGGCGGCCACCGTCAGGACGTCGCAAGGGTTGGTGACCAGGACGTAGACAGCTTCCGGAGCCCGCTCAAGCAGCGGCGGCATCAGCTGTTCGAGGATCCGCACGTTGGTGCCGGCCAGGTCCAGGCGGCTCTGGCCCGGGTTCTGCTTGGCGCCTGCAGTAATCACCACGACGTCGGCGCCCTCCGTGACGGCGATGTCCCCGCCACCGGCCACCGTTGCCGATGCCGCGGCAAACTGGCTGCCATGGGCAAGGTCCAGGGCCTCCGCCTCAGCCTTTGGCGCATTGACGTCGAACAAGGCGATGCTGCTTGCCGAGCCGCGGATCAGCGAGGCATAGGCCAGTGATGTACCAACGCTCCCGGCCCCCACCACTGCGAGCTTGGATCCTCCTGGCATGGTGCCTTCCTTCCGGAATCGTTGAGTGTGTCCTACCCGAAGAGTAGCGTGGCCCACATCACACGAACCCCCACTTAGGAGCCACCATGCCACATTTCGGACGCCGGCTCGCCGCTGTTACCGCGGCGCTGGCCATCGGCGTGACCACCGGCGCCGTCAGTCCCGCTGCAGCGGACCCCCGGCAGACCGATAAGAATCCCACGGCCACCGGGTACGGCGGCGCGGTCAGCACCGTGGACCCGGAAGCGTCGGCAGCGGCCATCGAGGTCCTCCGGAAGGGCGGGAACGCGGTGGACGCCGCTGTTGCCGCCGCAGCCACGCTGGGCGTCACCGAACCCTACAGCGCCGGCATCGGCGGGGGCGGCTACTTTGTCTACTACGATGCCAAGTCCGGGAAGGTCAGCACCATTGACGGCCGCGAAACGGCGCCGGCGGGAATCAAACCGGATGCCTTCATCAATCCCGCCACCAACAAGCCCTACCCGTTCACCCCGGAACTGGTCACCAGCGGTGTCTCCGTGGGCGTCCCCGGCACCCCGGCCACCTGGGAACGCGCGCTGGAACGCTGGGGCAGCATCAGCCTGGGGGATGCCCTGAAGCCGGCCATCAAGGTGGCGGACCGCGGCTTCGTGGTGGATGAGACATTCCGCAACCAGACCCAGGACAATCAAACGCGGTTCGCGGCCTTCACCTCCACCAAGGACCTGTACCTCCAGGGCGGCAAGCTGCCGGAGGTGGGATCGGTCTTCAAGAACCATGACCTCGCGGACACCTACCGGCTGCTGGCACGCAACGGCATGGACGCGTTCTACAACGGCCCGCTCGCCGAGGAGATCGCCCACACAGTCCAGAATCCGCCCAAGTCCCCGGACACCAAGCTCCCCGTTCCCGTGGGTTCCATGACGGCGGAGGACTTGGAACACTACAGGGCAGTGGACCAGGACCCCACCCACGTGAACTACCGCGGCTATGACGTCTACGGCATGGCTCCGTCCAGCAGTGGTGGCACCACCATAGGGGAGTCCCTGAACATCCTGGATATATTCGACCTGCCAGCCCTGAAGGCGGACCAGCCGGCCGTCCTGCACCACTACCTCGAGGCCAGCGCCCTGGCGTTCGCCGACCGCGGGAAGTACGTCGGCGACCCCGCCTTCGTGAAAGTCCCGACCAAAGCCCTGACTGATCCGATTTTTGGCAAGGAACGCGCCTGCGAGCTGGATCCCGCCCATGCGGCAACCAAGCCGGTGCTGCCCGGCGATGTCACCTCCTACGACGGCACCTGCCCGACCGGCCCGGCGGCACTCGCCGATGAGAAGGACACCGAAAACATCTCCACCACCAACATGACCGTCTCGGACAAGTGGGGCAACGTGGTGGAGTACACGCTGACCATCGAGCAGACCGGCGGGTCCGGCATGGTTGTGCCCGGCCGCGGCTTCCTGCTCAACAACGAGCTCACGGACTTCTCCACGGTGTACAGCGCCACCGACCCCAACCGGATCCAGCCGGGCAAGCGGCCCAGGTCGTCCATGTCTCCCACCATCCTGCTGGAGGACGGCAAGCCGTTCCTGGCACTGGGATCACCGGGGGGCTCCACCATCATCACCACGGTGCTGCAGACCCTGGTCAACCGGATCGACCTGGGGATGAGCACCCCGGACGCCATCGCGGCTCCGCGCGCTTCGCAGCGGAACACGGCCAGCGTCACCGCTGAGCCTGCCTTCATCGACAAGTACGGTGCTGCCCTGACCTCCCGCTTCGGCCACACCCTGACCCCGTCCGGCGACTCGTTCACTTCCGCTTCGGAGATCGGGGCGGCCACCGCCATCGAATTTCTGAAGGACGGCAGGACCCTTGCGGCCGCAGAGCCGGTGAGGCGCGGCGGCGGCTCGGCCATGGTTATTAAGCCGTCACAGTAGGCCGGCGTTAAACGGCCGACGGCGGCACCCGGGTCCCGGAATGGGACCTGGGTGCCGCCGCTGGCCGTTAAGGCGGCTACTTCTTGAAGGTATCCGCCGGCGCGTTGGCGATGACGGGGGAGGTGCCGGTGTAGCCGTCGCGGGTTTCGGCGATGTGGCGGATGCGGGTGCGGCAGGCGTACCAGCCGGCGACCATGAGGATGGAGGCGATGGCGGTGACGAGCATGGTCAGGGGTGAGTCGATGAAGACCATGATGAGGACGCCGATGAGGAAGAGGAGTGAGAGGTAGCCGGTGTAGGGGGCGCCGAACATGCGGAAGGTGGGGCGTTCGACCCAGCCTTTGTCGGCCCAGCGTTTGAGTTGGATTTGGCACAGCACGATGGTGGCCCAGGTCATGATGATGCCGACGGAGGCGATGTTGAGGACGATTTCGAAGGCGTCGGCGGGGACGAGGTAGTTCAGGGGGACGCCGAGGAGGGAGACGGTGGCGGTGATGGCGATGCCGCCGTAGGGGACGCCTGCTTTGTTCATGCGGGAGGCGAATTTGGGGGCGGAGCCGTTGACGGACATGGAGCGCAGGATCCGGCCGGTGGAGTAGAGCCCGGCGTTCAGGGAGGACAGGGCGGCGGTGAGGACGACGAGGTTCATGATGACGTCCACGCCTTGGACGCCGATGGAGCCGAAGAAGGTGACGAAGGGGCTGACGCCTTTTTGGTAGGAGGTGAAGGGCAGCAGGAGGGCGAGGAGGATGACGGAGCCGACGTAGAACACGGCGATGCGGAAGACCACGGAGTTGATGGCTTTGGGCATGATTTTTTGGGGGTTTTCGGTTTCGCCGGCGGCGGTGCCGACGAGTTCGATGGAGGCGTAGGCGAACAGGACGCCTTGCATGAGGATGATCATGGGCAGCAGGCCGTTGGGGAAGATCCCGCCGTTATCGGACAGGAGGCTGATGCCGACTTGTTGGCCGGAGACGGGGGTGCCGAAGATGACGAAGTAGGTGCCGATGATCAGGAACGCGACGAGGGCGGCGACCTTGATCAGGGCGAACCAGAATTCCATTTCGCCGAAGACTTTCACGGAGACCAGGTTCAGGGCGAGGACGACGATCAGGGCGGTCAGTGCCCAGGCCCACTGCGGGACGTCGGCCATCCAGGGGATGTAGTTGCCGA
It encodes the following:
- a CDS encoding amino acid permease, whose translation is MTNSPLPDHLIDGGHAHASETSLHAEDKGYHKNLKPRQIQMIAIGGAIGTGLFLGAGGRLNAAGPSLVIAYAVCGFFAFLILRALGELVLHRPSSGSFVSYAREFFGEKAAFVSGWFYWINWATTTIVDITAAALYMHFFGNYIPWMADVPQWAWALTALIVVLALNLVSVKVFGEMEFWFALIKVAALVAFLIIGTYFVIFGTPVSGQQVGISLLSDNGGIFPNGLLPMIILMQGVLFAYASIELVGTAAGETENPQKIMPKAINSVVFRIAVFYVGSVILLALLLPFTSYQKGVSPFVTFFGSIGVQGVDVIMNLVVLTAALSSLNAGLYSTGRILRSMSVNGSAPKFASRMNKAGVPYGGIAITATVSLLGVPLNYLVPADAFEIVLNIASVGIIMTWATIVLCQIQLKRWADKGWVERPTFRMFGAPYTGYLSLLFLIGVLIMVFIDSPLTMLVTAIASILMVAGWYACRTRIRHIAETRDGYTGTSPVIANAPADTFKK
- a CDS encoding L-lactate dehydrogenase gives rise to the protein MPGGSKLAVVGAGSVGTSLAYASLIRGSASSIALFDVNAPKAEAEALDLAHGSQFAAASATVAGGGDIAVTEGADVVVITAGAKQNPGQSRLDLAGTNVRILEQLMPPLLERAPEAVYVLVTNPCDVLTVAAQRISGLPPERIFSSGTVLDTSRLRWLLARRAGVSVTSVHASMVGEHGDTEFPLWSGATIGPVPIRDWTDGGGRIFTPEYLATTARDVVQAAYKVIAGKGATNYAIGLSGARIVEALLRDDKAVLPVSTVLSGQYGISDVALSLPSVVGRGGVHRVLDTPMDSHELAALQHSADTLRHTMDRLGI
- a CDS encoding phosphohydrolase, whose amino-acid sequence is MPETGSADANLRGPRFTVETAKVLAEVAHNRQKDKLKRPYREHVLAVGDALADFDDDVRIAGYLHDIAEDTPITRQALLDMGVSERAVRIIERVTKRLHDNPDDYQAGILFIAEDHDATLVKIADNAHNSLPERVKALAEKWPDKPPVTRYEDARPVLYAAVPVEETRKILARINPWLLEEFDAMLDEDDDTDYENLSYDDASGN
- the ggt gene encoding gamma-glutamyltransferase, with product MPHFGRRLAAVTAALAIGVTTGAVSPAAADPRQTDKNPTATGYGGAVSTVDPEASAAAIEVLRKGGNAVDAAVAAAATLGVTEPYSAGIGGGGYFVYYDAKSGKVSTIDGRETAPAGIKPDAFINPATNKPYPFTPELVTSGVSVGVPGTPATWERALERWGSISLGDALKPAIKVADRGFVVDETFRNQTQDNQTRFAAFTSTKDLYLQGGKLPEVGSVFKNHDLADTYRLLARNGMDAFYNGPLAEEIAHTVQNPPKSPDTKLPVPVGSMTAEDLEHYRAVDQDPTHVNYRGYDVYGMAPSSSGGTTIGESLNILDIFDLPALKADQPAVLHHYLEASALAFADRGKYVGDPAFVKVPTKALTDPIFGKERACELDPAHAATKPVLPGDVTSYDGTCPTGPAALADEKDTENISTTNMTVSDKWGNVVEYTLTIEQTGGSGMVVPGRGFLLNNELTDFSTVYSATDPNRIQPGKRPRSSMSPTILLEDGKPFLALGSPGGSTIITTVLQTLVNRIDLGMSTPDAIAAPRASQRNTASVTAEPAFIDKYGAALTSRFGHTLTPSGDSFTSASEIGAATAIEFLKDGRTLAAAEPVRRGGGSAMVIKPSQ
- a CDS encoding GNAT family N-acetyltransferase, whose protein sequence is MTNWRIRDFHSADLDGILHLWETLKASNVEPVYALSEVLASCEKDHAVVAVQGDQVVGAAVGRAAHDQGWIVFLATLPEYRGRGIGTSLLAAVENRMAPHGLNKLSALMPESETRVEAFLGRGFALKKNLRYFERTIPVQRQELGALGQLGGRVLARDLWENVAGMRKEKELLERRLVLPLAEADLADEFGVVPPRAVVLFGPPGTGKTTFAKAIASRLEWPFVEVFPSRLAGDPQGLAGALRETFLEIAELEHAVVFIDEVEEIASQRAGDPPSPLQGVTNELLKIIPAFREQPGRLLVCATNFIRALDSAFLRHGRFDYVIPIGLPDRQAREAMWQRFIPAAVVDAVDVELLVERTEGFSPADIEYAARSASQRALEKAVYDDGGVASGGEVSVREAVRKGPSTQDYLDAISETRTTVSAEVQADFLEDIGSLGRV
- a CDS encoding Lrp/AsnC family transcriptional regulator; the encoded protein is MQELDSTDRRILAALDDDPRVPIMVLAQKLGLARGTVQSRLERMAASGALRPNSSRVLPSALGRGVAAAVSAELDQSHLNEAIAALREIPEVLECHAPAGDTDLLIRVVAKSPDDLYRVSEEIRLCPGIVRTSTSMFLREVIPYRTTGLLQDGQG
- the gluQRS gene encoding tRNA glutamyl-Q(34) synthetase GluQRS gives rise to the protein MTSAGRFAPSPSGELHVGNLRTAILAWLFARSTGREFLLRVEDLDRARAGSEAGQLRDLQAVGVTWDGDVVRQTARGPLYARAIAMLEQEGLTYECFCTRREIQEAASAPHAPQGAYPGTCRNLERAELEFKRSTRPAALRLRADAAEFTVHDVLHGEFTGVVDDLVLRRNDGVTAYNLAVVVDDAAQGIDQVVRGDDLLPSTPRQAYLASLLNIPVPEYAHVPLVVNRDGARLAKRDGAVTLADLASAGVDAARVRDTILDSLGLPAGPLANALASFDPRSLPMEPWMWPGMPGTGA